CGGCACCGGCGACATCTACTTCGACATCTCCGCCACGCCCCGGTTCGGCTACGAGTCGAACCTCTCCCGGGAGCAGATGCTCACCCTCTCCGCCGAACGCGGCGGGGACCCGGGCCGCCCCGGCAAGCGCGACCCGCTCGACCCGCTGCTCTGGCGCGGGGCCCGTGAGGGCGAGCCGGCCTGGGACGGCGACTCCCTCGGACCGGGCCGGCCCGGCTGGCACATCGAGTGCGCCTCGATCGCGCTGGACCTGCTCGGACAGACCATCGACGTCCAGGGCGGCGGCAACGACCTGCTCTTCCCGCACCACGAGTGCTCCGCCGCGCACGCCGAGCGGTTGACCGGCCAGGCGCCCTTCGCCCAGCACTACGTACACGCCGGCATGATCGGCCTGGACGGCGAGAAGATGTCGAAGTCCAAGGGGAACCTGGTCTTCGTCTCCCGCCTCCGTGCCGACCACGTGGACCCGATGGCGCTGCGGCTGGGGCTGGTCGCCGATCACTACCGCTCGGACCGGACCTGGACCGACGAGGTGCTCAAGACCGCGCAGCAGCGGCTGGCCCGGTGGCGTGAGGCCGCCGCGTACGCCGCCGGTCCGTCCGGGGGCGAACTGCTCGCCGACGTGCGGACCCGGCTCGCCGACGACCTCGACACCCCGGGGGCGCTGGCCGTGCTGGACGCCTGGGCCGACGCCACGCTGGCCGGTGACAACACCGACCCGGCCGCCCCGGCACTCTTCGCCGACACCGTCGACGCCCTCCTCGGCATCCGCCTCTAGGTGTAAGGAAGGGCCCCTTGTTATCGCTTTCTGTATAACAAGGGGCCCTTCCTAACCCTGCGGGCGCCGCACGGCTCGTGGCGGCCTGGAGCTGATCGGGGTCAGCCGAGGACCAGGCCCGGGTCGGGATCGGCCTCCGGTGTCGGGCCGGGGATGCGGTACTCCTCGGTGAGCGTGGTCATCGGTCCCGGCCAGGTCGCCTGGGCCACCTCGATCGGCTTGTGCCGGTCGTCGTACGCGACGTGCAGCAGGTGCAGCACCGGGGTGTCCGGACGGATCTGGAGGATCTCGGCCTCCTCCCGGCTGGGCTGGCGGGCACTGATCGTGTCGGTCGCGGACCGGTAACCGCGGCCGATCGCCTCCTCCGCCTCCTGGTAGAGCGGGCGGCCGAACGCCTCCATCCGTTCCAGGCTGGTGCCGGCGGCGTCGGCGACCCGGAACCAGGAGGCACCCACCTCGACCGGTACCTCTTCGGTACGGACCAGATGCCGCCGTACCACCAGTTCGGTCCCGTCGCTCACCCCGAAGGCGTCGGCCACCTCCGGCGGCGCCGGTGCCCGGCCGACCTGGATCAGGTGCTGGCGGTACCGGGCGGCGAGGTCGGCGTGGTAGCCCCGGTGGCCGCCGTAGCGTCCCCGGGAGAGTCGGTTGAGCCGTCGACGGGTGCCGCGTACGTAGGTGCCGGAGCCGGGCTTGGTGATCAGTACGCCCTCGACCCGGAGCTGGTCGATCGCCCGTTGCACGGTCTGCTTGGCCACGCCGAACATCTCCGCGATGCCCGGGATCGAGGGGAGTCGTTCGCCGGCCGCCCAGTCGCCCTGGCGGATCCGGGCGCGTAACTGCTCGGCGATCTGCCGGTGCGGGAACTCGGCGGCCCCCGGGTTGATCTGCACCTACCGTCCTCCGTTTCGTGGTCCCTGCCCCCGTGCGGCGACGCCAGCCGGTGACGCCACGCGGTGAGCAGAACAACTAGGTTCCTAGGATGCCGTACGGGGAGTGGCCCGGCTCGCCACGACACGCCGAGAGCCCTCCGCGAAAGATGTACGCGTTCCCCCCCCCGTCCATGCGCCGGCGGCGGGCGGCGGGCACGAGCGTTAGGAAGGGCCCCTTCCTATACCGAAAGCGATAACAAGGGGCCCTTCCTTACTCCCAATCCTCAGGACGATGGGGGTTTACGGGCGAGGACCGCGCCGTTGGCGCCGGGGGCGGTGAAGGCCACCGTGCGGATGTCGGTGAAGCCGGCCCGGTGCAGCCACCGGCGGTACTCGGCGCCTGAGTAGTTCCGGCCGCCCTCGGTTTCGACCAGCATGTTCATTCCCATCAGGGCGGCCTCTGGTGGGCCGGAACGGTCGTCGTCGAGCAGTAGCTCGGAGATGATGATCGTGCCGCCGGGGGAGAGGGCGGCAAAGCACTTGCCCAGGATCAGTTCGTTCGTCGGTTCGTCCCAGTCGTGCAGGATCATGCTCAGCAGGACGGTGTCGTGTCCGTCGGGCAGGGTGGGGTCGGCGAGGAAGTTGCCGCTGATGGTCTCCACCGTGCCGGTCAGTTCGGCTGCGGCGATCTTCGCGTCGGCCTGGGCACAGACGTGCGGCAGGTCGAGCACGGTCGCCCGTAGGCCCGGGTTACGCCGGCAGAGTTCGATCGAGAAGGCGCCGGCACCGCCGCCGACGTCGAGCAGCCGGCGCTGCCCGCTGAGGTCGTACGCGTCAGCCAGGGCGCGGGCGGTGAAGATCGAGGTTGAGTACATCGCCTCCCAGAACAGGGCGAGCATCTCCGGGTCGTCGTCGCCGAAGACGGTCTCCTTGGCCTGCGGGTCCCAGGTGAGTGGCTTGTCCGTACGCAGTGCCTCACCGATCCGGTGCCAGGGCAGGTAGGTGCGCTCGTCGCAGTAGCGCACCTGCCCGCCGAAGTAGTACGGCTTCCCGGCCACGAGGAACTCCTCGGCGAGCGCGGAGTTGCGGTAACCCTCGTCGGTCCGCTCCAGCAGCCCGAGTGACGCGCAGGCGGCCAGGAGCAGGTCGGCGGGGCGCTCGGCGAGGCCGAACTCGGTGGTCGCGGTCTGCACCGTGAGCACCTGTCCACCGGCGATCCGGGTGAACAGGCCGAGTTCGACCGCCGCCGCGAAGGTCTTGAAGCTCCAGAAACCGGTCACGAGCCCCATAAGCGGGGTAGGGGTGATCATCCAGACATGCGATCACCTGGATGGAGCGGGTACGTGAATCTGTCAGTTATCCGACATGTGCCGGTGCGGTACGGTCACCAGGAGCCGGCGGTCGGACCTGCCGAACCGCCCCGCCGACGCAGGTACTTCTCGAACTCCTGCGCGATCTCGTCACCGGTCAGCGGTTGGATGCCCGCGTCGCCGACCCGCTCCTCCAACTCCCGGACGTAGTCGCCGAGTTCGGTGTCCTGCTCGGCCGCGGCGCGTACCCGCTGTTCCCACTCGGCCGCCTCCTCCGCCAGGTCGGCCATGGGCACCGGCAGGTCGAGCACTTC
The Micromonospora pisi DNA segment above includes these coding regions:
- the mshC gene encoding cysteine--1-D-myo-inosityl 2-amino-2-deoxy-alpha-D-glucopyranoside ligase translates to MDAWTGHQVPRLPGTGQPLALYDSARGAVHPSRPTGAATMYVCGITPYDATHLGHAATMITFDLVQRMWRDNGHEVRYVQNVTDIDDPLLERAARDGEDWVVLAMRETALFREDMEALRMIPPAHYVGAVESIPAIVGKVRTLVEEGAAYRLDDGTGDIYFDISATPRFGYESNLSREQMLTLSAERGGDPGRPGKRDPLDPLLWRGAREGEPAWDGDSLGPGRPGWHIECASIALDLLGQTIDVQGGGNDLLFPHHECSAAHAERLTGQAPFAQHYVHAGMIGLDGEKMSKSKGNLVFVSRLRADHVDPMALRLGLVADHYRSDRTWTDEVLKTAQQRLARWREAAAYAAGPSGGELLADVRTRLADDLDTPGALAVLDAWADATLAGDNTDPAAPALFADTVDALLGIRL
- a CDS encoding methyltransferase gives rise to the protein MITPTPLMGLVTGFWSFKTFAAAVELGLFTRIAGGQVLTVQTATTEFGLAERPADLLLAACASLGLLERTDEGYRNSALAEEFLVAGKPYYFGGQVRYCDERTYLPWHRIGEALRTDKPLTWDPQAKETVFGDDDPEMLALFWEAMYSTSIFTARALADAYDLSGQRRLLDVGGGAGAFSIELCRRNPGLRATVLDLPHVCAQADAKIAAAELTGTVETISGNFLADPTLPDGHDTVLLSMILHDWDEPTNELILGKCFAALSPGGTIIISELLLDDDRSGPPEAALMGMNMLVETEGGRNYSGAEYRRWLHRAGFTDIRTVAFTAPGANGAVLARKPPSS
- a CDS encoding GntR family transcriptional regulator, which produces MQINPGAAEFPHRQIAEQLRARIRQGDWAAGERLPSIPGIAEMFGVAKQTVQRAIDQLRVEGVLITKPGSGTYVRGTRRRLNRLSRGRYGGHRGYHADLAARYRQHLIQVGRAPAPPEVADAFGVSDGTELVVRRHLVRTEEVPVEVGASWFRVADAAGTSLERMEAFGRPLYQEAEEAIGRGYRSATDTISARQPSREEAEILQIRPDTPVLHLLHVAYDDRHKPIEVAQATWPGPMTTLTEEYRIPGPTPEADPDPGLVLG